A region from the Osmerus eperlanus chromosome 11, fOsmEpe2.1, whole genome shotgun sequence genome encodes:
- the zgc:154093 gene encoding cdc42 effector protein 3, with protein sequence MPAKTPMYLKTTTPKRGKKPKLRDVLSGDMISPPLGDVRHSAHVGPQGEGDMFGDVGFLQGKMDMLPALNRPQGHARSHSMERHLDEAYTGANGQHHPYGGHRNTHHHASSTLKTTISMPMFLAHEQAPPKPPRLHLDDPAPGTHPQAPAPQQNNHTHHNNGHTHSHAHSHHHHIQQQLQQQPRSMSVCDEGQGRYVDPRHELSYSASFRHLVPSSGSFSEASSEDSMSETCGPLDPRRGLSLDSDAGLSNEDLRSERSESPAVTGVSPGRLSPGVSRSESLAGLDLDLGPSILDDVLRIMDRYKTVDDCCEL encoded by the coding sequence ATGCCGGCCAAGACGCCCATGTATCTAAAGACTACAACTCCCAAGAGGGGCAAGAAGCCCAAGTTGCGCGACGTCCTGTCAGGTGACATGATCAGCCCTCCGCTGGGGGACGTGCGCCACAGCGCCCACGTGGGGCCGCAGGGCGAGGGGGACATGTTTGGAGACGTAGGCTTCCTGCAGGGGAAGATGGACATGCTCCCGGCCTTAAACCGGCCGCAGGGCCACGCCCGCTCCCACAGCATGGAGAGACACCTGGACGAGGCCTACACGGGGGCCAACGGCCAACACCACCCTTACGGCGGCCACCGCAACACCCACCACCACGCCAGCTCCACGCTGAAGACCACCATCTCCATGCCCATGTTCCTCGCCCACGAACAGGCGCCGCCAAAGCCCCCACGCCTCCACTTAGACGACCCCGCCCCCGGGACCCACCCACAGGCCCCCGCACCCCAGCAGAACAACCACACCCACCACAACAACGGCCACACCCACAGCCATGCCCACAGCCACCATCACCACatccagcagcagctgcagcagcagcctcGTTCCATGTCTGTGTGCGACGAGGGCCAGGGCCGCTACGTCGACCCCCGCCACGAGCTCTCCTACTCGGCCTCCTTCCGCCACCTGGTCCCCTCCTCCGGCTCGTTCTCCGAGGCCTCGTCGGAGGACTCCATGTCGGAGACGTGCGGGCCCCTGGACCCCCGCAGGGGGCTGAGCCTGGACTCGGACGCGGGGCTGAGCAACGAGGACCTGCGGAGCGAACGCAGCGAGTCGCCAGCCGTCACGGGGGTCTCCCCGGGGCGCTTATCTCCTGGGGTGTCCCGGTCCGAGTCCCTGGCCGGGCTGGATCTGGACCTGGGACCCTCCATCCTGGACGATGTCCTGAGGATCATGGATCGCTACAAAACTGTGGACGACTGCTGCGAGTTGTGA
- the klc3 gene encoding kinesin light chain 3, which produces MLSGEEIVCSTRQVIAGLEALREENRNLLHSLQGALEGRPAAESGSLEQEKSGIILQSLERIELGLGEAQVMMALSAHLGFLEAEKQKLRAQVRRLCQENQWLRDELAGAQQRLQEREQDLVTLEEQNRHLAFMSSMRQYDQEDPTVDEKESVKETLDDLFPTDEEEQAQMSQQPHHCSAAAAAQQGGYEIPARLRTLHNLVIQYASQGRYEVAVPLCKQALEDLEKSSGHSHPDVATMLNILALVYRDQNKYKEAASLLNDALAIREKTLGLDHPAVAATLNNLAVLYGKRGKYKEAEPLCKRALEIREKVLGTDHPDVAKQLNNLALLCQNQGKYQEVEQYYERALHIYQSRLGPDDANVAKTKNNLASCYLKQGKYRQAESLYKEILTRAHEKEFGSVEGDGRPAWSHPLEEGCQQDSLGGLKRSGSFTKLRESIRRSSEKLVRKLKGGGPQDPPARTPGMKRANSLNVLNVGARERLEAARNPSSLTESRVLSSSTQSLARRGSLGGAS; this is translated from the exons ATGTTGTCGGGGGAGGAGATTGTGTGCAGCACGCGGCAGGTGATCGCGGGGCTGGAGGCGCTGCGCGAGGAGAACCGTAACCTGCTGCacagcctgcagggggcgctggAGGGCCGGCCGGCCGCAGAGAGCGGCAGTCTAGAGCAAGAGAAGTCTGGCATCATCCTCCAGTCCCTGGAGAGGATCGAGCTGGGTCTGGGGGAGGCACAG gtgatgATGGCTCTCTCGGCCCACCTTGGCTTTCTGGAGGCGGAGAAGCAGAAGCTGCGTGCGCAGGTGAGGCGTCTGTGCCAGGAGAACCAGTGGCTGAGGGACGAGCTGGCTGGGGCTCAgcagaggctgcaggagagggaACAGGACCTGGTCACCCTGGAGGAGCAGAACAGACACCTGGCCTTCATGAGCAGCATGCGGCAGTACGACCAGGAGGACCCCACCGTG GATGAGAAGGAGTCGGTGAAGGAGACCCTGGATGATCTCTTCCCCACCGACGAGGAGGAACAAGCACAGA tgtccCAGCAGCCCCATCACTGcagcgccgccgccgccgcccagCAGGGGGGCTACGAGATCCCGGCACGCCTCCGGACTCTCCACAACCTGGTGATCCAGTACGCCTCCCAGGGCCGCTACGAGGTGGCCGTGCCCCTGTGCAAGCAGgccctggaggacctggagaaGTCCTCCGGTCACAGCCACCCCGACGTGGCCACCATGCTCAACAtcctggccctggtctacag AGACCAGAACAAGTACAAGGAGGCGGCCAGCCTGCTGAACGACGCTCTGGCAATCAGAGAGAAAACGCTGGGCCTGGACCATCCTGCT gtgGCCGCCACTCTCAACAACCTAGCGGTGCTGTACGGGAAGAGAGGGAAGTACAAGGAGGCGGAGCCTCTGTGTAAGAGAGCGCTGGAGATCAGAGAGAAG GTTCTGGGCACGGACCACCCAGACGTGGCGAAGCAGCTGAACAACCTGGCCCTGCTGTGCCAGAACCAGGGAAAGTACCAGGAGGTGGAGCAGTACTACGAGAGAGCGCTCCACATCTACCAGTCCAGACTGGGGCCCGACGATGCCAACGTGGCCAAGACCAAGAACAACCTG GCGTCGTGCTACCTGAAGCAGGGGAAGTACAGGCAGGCAGAGTCTCTGTACAAGGAGATCCTCACCAGAGCCCACGAGAAGGAGTTTGGCTCtgtggagg gggacgGCCGCCCCGCTTGGTCCCAccccctggaggagggctgcCAGCAGGATTCTCTGGGGGGTCTGAAGCGTAGCGGCTCCTTCACCAAGCTCCGGGAATCAATCCGTCGCAGCAGCGAGAAGCTGGTCAGGAAACTGAAGGGAGGGGGGCCGCAGGACCCCCCCGCTCGCACCCCGGg gATGAAGAGAGCCAACTCTCTGAACGTTCTGAACgtgggagccagagagagactggaggcaGCCAGG AACCCCAGCAGCCTGACGGAGTCTCGAGTCCTCAGCTCCAGCACCCAGAGTCTGGCACGCCGTGGCTCCCTGGGCGGAGccagctag
- the ercc2 gene encoding general transcription and DNA repair factor IIH helicase subunit XPD, whose amino-acid sequence MKLNIEGLLVYFPYDYIYPEQYSYMLELKRTLDAKGHGVLEMPSGTGKTISLLSLIVAYQRAHPLEVTKLIYCSRTVPEIEKVVEELRKLMEFYSKETGEKNNFLALALSSRKNLCVHPEVSSLRFGKEVDGKCHSLTASYIRAQRHSNASQPVCRFYEEFDAVGRQVPLPAGVYNLDDLKDFGRRKGWCPYYLARYAILHANIVVYSYHYLLDPKIADLVSKELAKKSVVVFDEAHNIDNVCIDSMSVNITRRTLDRCQANVDTLQATIHKIKETDAAKLKDEYRRLVEGLKEANVARETDVYMSNPVLPDEILQEAVPGSIRTAEHFVGFLKRFLEYLKSRLRIHHVVQESAPQFLKDIFDKVCIDRKPLRFCAERLRSLLRTLEIADIADFSAVTLISNFATLVSTYSKGFTIIIEPFEDRTPTIANPVLHFSCMDPSIAIKPVFERFQSVIITSGTLSPLDIYPKILDFRPVTVASFTMTLARTCLCPLVVGRGNDQVAMTSKFETREDFAVVRNYGNLLLEMSAIVPDGIVAFFTSYVYMENIVASWYEQGILENVQRNKLIFIETPDAAETSMALEKFQEACENGRGAILLSVARGKVSEGIDFVHHFGRAVIMFGVPYVYTQSRILKARLEYLRDQFQIRENDFLTFDAMRHAAQCVGRAIRGKTDYGLMIFADKRYARADKRGKLPRWIQEHLTDGSLNLTIDETVQLSKHFLRQMAQPVRQEDQLGLSLLTLEQLQSEEMLKKIAQIAHQA is encoded by the exons ATGAA GCTTAACATCGAAGGACTGTTGGTGTATTTCCCGTATGACTACATCTATCCTGAACAGTACTCCTACATGCTGGAACTAAAGAGAACCCTGGACGCCAAG GGACATGGTGTTCTGGAGATGCCATCAGGAACGGGGAAGaccatctctctcctgtctctaatCGTTGCCTACCAGCGG gCACATCCCCTCGAGGTCACCAAGCTCATCTATTGCTCCAGAACCGTTCCTGAGATAGAGAAG gTGGTGGAGGAACTGAGGAAGCTAATGGAGTTCTATTCCAAGGAGACGGGAGAGAAGAACAACTTTCTGGCCCTGGCCCTATCCTCCAGAAAGAACCTGTGTGTGCATCCAGAG GTGAGCTCCTTGCGCTTCGGGAAGGAGGTGGATGGGAAATGCCACAGTCTGACAGCATCCTACATCCGTGCCCAGCGCCATAGTAACGCCAGCCAGCCCGTGTGTCGCTTCTATGAG gaGTTTGATGCGGTGGGTCGCCAGGTGCCCCTCCCGGCAGGTGTCTACAACCTGGACGACCTGAAGGACTTCGGCAGGAGGAAGGGCTGGTGTCCGTACTACCTGGCACGCTACGCC ATCCTGCATGCCAACATCGTGGTGTACAGCTACCACTACCTCCTCGACCCCAAGATCGCTGACCTCGTCTCCAAAGAACTCGCCAAGAAATCTGTGGTCGTCTTCGACGAAGCTCATAACATAG ACAACGTATGCATCGACTCCATGAGTGTCAACATCACCAGGCGCACTCTGGACCGTTGCCAGGCCAACGTGGACACCCTCCAGGCCACCATCCACAA GATAAAAGAGACGGACGCCGCCAAGCTGAAGGACGAGTACAGGCGATTGGTGGAGGGGCTGAAGGAAGCCAACGTTGCCAGGGAGACGGACGTGTACATGTCCAATCCCGTGCTTCCAGATGAAATCCTCCAAG aGGCTGTACCTGGCAGCATCCGGACGGCAGAGCACTTTGTGGGCTTCCTGAAGCGCTTCCTGGAGTACCTGAAGTCTCGTCTGAGGATCCATCATGTGGTTCAGGAGAGCGCTCCTCAGTTCCTCAAGGACATCTTCGACAAGGTCTGCATCGACCGCAAGCCTCTCCG gttcTGCGCAGAGCGGCTGCGCTCGTTGCTGCGGACCCTGGAGATCGCCGACATCGCAGACTTCTCTGCCGTCACGCTCATCTCCAACTTCGCCACGCTGGTCAGCACCTACAGCAAGGGCTTCACCATCATCATCGAGCCCTTCGAGGACAGGACGCCCACCATCGCCAACCCTGTCCTACACTTCAG cTGCATGGACCCGTCCATCGCTATCAAGCCTGTGTTCGAGCGCTTCCAGTCAGTCATCATCACCTCAGGG ACCCTGTCTCCTCTGGACATCTATCCCAAAATACTCGACTTCCGGCCCGTCACCGTGGCGTCCTTCACCATGACGCTGGCTCGCACCTGCCTCTGTCCGCTG gtggtTGGCCGCGGCAACGACCAGGTGGCCATGACCTCCAAGTTTGAGACGCGAGAAGACTTCG CCGTCGTCCGTAACTACGGCAACCTGCTGCTGGAGATGTCTGCGATCGTGCCGGACGGCATCGTGGCGTTCTTCACCAGCTACGTCTACATGGAGAACATAGTGGCGTCCTGGTACGAGCAg ggcatcCTGGAGAACGTGCAGAGGAACAAGCTGATCTTCATCGAGACGCCGGACGCAGCCGAGACCAGCATGGCTCTGGAGAAGTTCCAGGAG GCATGTGAGAACGGCAGGGGGgccatcctgctctctgtggCCCGGGGCAAGGTGTCCGAGGGGATCGACtttg TGCATCACTTTGGCCGGGCGGTGATCATGTTCGGGGTTCCCTACGTGTACACACAGAGCCGCATCCTCAAG GCTCGCCTGGAGTACCTCCGGGACCAGTTCCAGATCCGGGAGAATGACTTCCTGACGTTCGACGCCATGCGCCACGCCGCCCAGTGTGTCGGCCGCGCCATCCGGGGCAAGACGGACTACGGCCTCATGATCTTCGctgacaag CGCTACGCCCGGGCGGACAAGCGCGGGAAGCTTCCCCGGTGGATTCAGGAGCACCTGACAGACGGCAGCCTGAACTTGACCATAGACGAGACCGTCCAGCTCTCCAAACACTTCCTGCGCCAGATGGCTCAGCCCGTTAGACAG gaggACCAGTTGGGTCTGTCTCTGTTGACTCTGGAGCAGCTGCAGTCTGAGGAGATGCTGAAGAAGATCGCTCAGATCGCACACCAAGCCTGA
- the ckmb gene encoding creatine kinase, muscle b: protein MAKNCHNDYKMKFSLDEEFPDLSLHNNHMAKVVNKELYDKLRGKSTPSGFTLDDCIQTGVDNPGHPFIMTVGCVAGDEESYEVFKDLFDPIISDRHGGYKPTDKHQTDLNFENLKGGDDLDPAYVLSSRVRTGRSIKGYTLPPHNSRGERRMVEKLSIEALATLEGEFKGKYYPLSGMTDAEQDQLINDHFLFDKPVSPLLLSAGMARDWPDGRGIWHNDQKSFLVWVNEEDHLRVISMEKGGNMKEVFRRFCVGLQKIEEVFKKHNHGFMWNEHLGYVLTCPSNLGTGLRGGVHVKLPKLSTHAKFNEILGRLRLQKRGTGGVDTASVGGVFDISNADRLGSSEVAQVQMVVDGVKLMVEMEKKLEKGEAIDGMIPAQK from the exons ATGGCGAAGAATTGCCACAATGACTACAAGATGAAGTTCTCCCTGGACGAGGAGTTCCCAGACTTGTCACTCCACAACAACCACATGGCCAAGGTGGTGAACAAGGAGCTGTACGACAAACTGAGGGGCAAGTCCACGCCCAGTGGCTTTACCCTGGATGACTGCATCCAGACTGGAGTGGACAACCCtg GCCACCCCTTCATCATGACCGTCGGCTGTGTGGCTGGTGACGAGGAGTCCTACGAGGTCTTCAAGGATCTGTTCGACCCCATCATCTCCGACCGTCACGGCGGCTACAAGCCCACCGACAAGCACCAGACCGACCTGAACTTCGAGAACCtgaag GGAGGAGACGACCTGGACCCCGCCTACGTGCTGAGCAGCCGCGTGCGTACCGGCCGCAGCATCAAGGGctacaccctgcccccccacaaCAGCCGTGGCGAGCGCAGGATGGTGGAGAAGCTCTCCATCGAGG ccctggccACCCTGGAGGGTGAGTTCAAGGGGAAGTACTACCCCCTGTCAGGCATGACAGATGCTGAGCAGGATCAGCTGATCaatgaccacttcctgttcgACAAGCCCGTGTcccccctgctgctctctgctggcatGGCCCGTGACTGGCCCGACGGCAGAGGCAtctg GCACAACGACCAGAAGAGCTTCCTGGTGTGGGTGAACGAGGAGGATCACCTCCGCGTCATCTCCATGGAGAAAGGCGGCAACATGAAGGAGGTCTTCAGACGATTCTGCGTGGGCCTGCAGAAG aTTGAGGAGGTCTTCAAGAAGCACAACCACGGCTTCATGTGGAACGAGCACCTGGGCTACGTGCTCACCTGCCCCTCTAACCTGGGAACCGGCCTGCGCGGCGGAGTCCACGTCAAGCTGCCCAAGCTCAGCACACACGCCAAGTTTAACGAGATCCTTGGCAGGCTGCGTCTGCAGAAGCGCGGaacag gtggTGTGGACACCGCCTCCGTGGGTGGAGTGTTCGACATCTCCAACGCCGATCGTCTGGGCTCCTCCGAGGTGGCCCAGGTCCAGATGGTGGTGGACGGTGTGAAGCTGatggtggagatggagaagaagCTGGAGAAGGGCGAGGCCATCGACGGCATGATCCCCGCCCAGAAGTAG